The following nucleotide sequence is from Centropristis striata isolate RG_2023a ecotype Rhode Island chromosome 7, C.striata_1.0, whole genome shotgun sequence.
TATTTCCTATCAACATGTGAAAGAGAAagtatattttctttaatttatacTCTTGTATTTTCCAAGAGCAGGTTACATTTAAAGGCACCTGTAAAAGAGCTTGACAAAACCATTGTCATTGGTCCTGCACTCTACAGGTTGATAACTTGTCATTGGCATAATTGGCTGCATGCAGGATCCAATCCTGTCATCTTTGCCACGAATTCCACCGTCCTTATCCCAAACCTCGATGGAAATGCTATCGCTGTTGCCACCGTTGAATCTGAACTTCTCCCACCAACTTGGGTTGCGAGACGATCTGATGACTTTGCTCTTTCTGCTGTCACCGCCAACTTTCAACTGTTGGGATCAAATTGGGAGATGTAAATGACTGGAATAAAGTAATCACATGGAAAACAACAACTCACCTACAAACAAGTTAGGCAAAAATGCCAACAATCAAAAACAGCTTATAAGTTGGAGTACACACAATTTACTAAagaattaatataattttgtgtaacTTTTGTCAGTTGTACATGGATGTATTTCTAGGATCTACATGGGTGCAGGTACATGTTATTAACAATTGTATTCAATGTTAAAAGCGtttgtcttcattttattttactttgttgaATGAAATGTAGGCATCAGTTAATTGATGTAAATGTGAAGTGCTGCTGCTCCTGTTGGATAATTCTTTTGCTAAATTGACCATCTATTTTCAATTTGTGTTCCTTACTAAACCAATTTCTATGTCCATATTGACATAAACATGTTTGTAAAATGACAATTATGTTTACAGGTTACACTATAAAGAAATTAAGCACATTGCATCAAAAAATGGTTATAGTTTGAAAAAGACTCACCACAACATAGGGATCTGGGCTAAAAAGTCCATCCCCTGTCATACCATGGCCGTTTATCAGCCACACCTCGAGGCCGTTATGACATATGGAAGCTTCGGCCTGGAAAGCCAAAATCACCAGCAGGGAAGCAAGCGCGACAAGCTTCATCTTCATTCAGGAAAGCAGCTCCTGGTTGAAATGTCTCTGAAGCTCGATCATTTTATAGAGAGccacagagacagagggaggggcTTCACACAGGTGACCGTCACACCCATCTACTGGTGAGTCAATCTGCCAAGGGGCTGTGTAAATATTTGCACGGATCAACATATCTGTGTCATAATGCATTTTAATACACATATCGGTGTCATTTTAACACATAACAAGAAAAACGTAAGTCGTCCATGAATGGAAAGTGGTCTGATGAATGTAAAGAACCATATGGTGATAAAATGATAGAAACCTGACTTCaattaagaaacaaaaacaacaaagagttGATTAAACAGATGTATTTGCTCTGTCCATAGTGACTGCAACTGTCTGAACAAACTGGCCCCATTCATACAGCAATACCCCCTATCTGAGACATCAAATATACATTACTATGtttcagcaaaaaaaactaaaaagcctTGAATGGCTGAAGGGATTATGACTTTTGTCCATCAGGAGTAAAGGTTGAAATAATAAGATGTTGttatgaaacagaaaagtctGCATTGGGAGCACATCAACATGGGCGGATGGATCCACCAGTTACAGCTGGTTTATTCAGTTCATCATCTGTTCGAGCAAAATGCCCCATTTGTGTAATGTCACATCACCTGCAACTATGACAAAGATCAAATATATGATTTACCGGATTAAAAAACAGCTATTGATTGGCTAGAGATATGAGCCATATGGTCATAACTTATAGAAATGCAGCGCTATGGTTTCATAGACCAGACATATATAGCATGGATCAGCTGCATTCAACCCTTATAATATTCTTAGAATGCGGCGTCTTACCGCAAACCGTGCCACAATGCTGTAATATGTGACCTGAAACACAAGCTGCAATACGTGCCTGcatgccgtaatttgtggtactgacacgcGACCTCTTCTGCGGTTtatgttggaggacttgttggaaGTGGAGTTCATATGTTTCACCAATAAATGTTACAGTAGCAGTAAGTTTCTGAATCACATCTCTTTGATTTTCAAACATGATAAATGTGTCAGCATGGAAAATGTTTCATACCTCCCTAAACTCTCCATTAAATGAatgtttgtatgttatttgaGCTAAGCACAGAGGTATATGTGACAGTGTACTGGGATGAAAGTGTTTAATTTGTGCTATGAGTGGTCTGACAAACACATTGAAAACAAATATTCTTTTCTTcatttgattttattcattcaGTCTCACATTTCAATAAGAATTCTTACTTTCTGTGAACATTTATTATAGTTGTGTAGAAAATAAACTGAGCAGATGCAATTTCCAAAAAGCcaacaaggaaaaaaatgctttcttAACACAATTTTCAATTACACAGAGGTAAACAATGTTAGCTATTTTGCACATTGTAGCATAGTGTTTTATGAGAAGTTGTATTTCCTATCAACATTTGAAAGAGAAagtatattttctttaatttatacTCTTGTTTTTTCCAAGAGCAGGTTACATTTAAAGGCACTTGTAAAAGAGCTTGACAAAACCGTTGTCATCGGTCTTGCACTCTACAGGTTGATAAGTTGTCGTTGGCATAATTGGCTGCATGCAGGATCCAATCCTGTCATCTTTGCCACGGATTCCACTGTCCTTATCCCAAACCTCGATGGAAATGCTATCGCTGTTGGCACCGTTGAATCTGAACTTCTCCCACCAACTTGGGTTGCGAGACGATCTGACGACTTTGCTTGTTCTGCTGTCACCGCCAACTTTCACCTGTTGGGATCAAATTGGGAGAtgtaaattattgaaataaagtgatcacattaaatataacaaTTCATTTACAAACAAATTAGGCACAAATGCCAACAGATCAatcaaaaacagctgaaaagttGGAGTACTTTTTACTAAAGAACTAATATAATTTTGTCATCAGGTGTACATGGATGTAATCCTAGAATCTACATGGGTGCAGGTACATATAATAAACAATACTAGTCAATGTTTGAAGCGTTtgccctttttatttcatttcattttgttgaaTGAAAAGTAGGCATCAAGTAATTGATGTAAATGTGAAGTGCTGCTGCTCCTGttggataattatttttgcaaaatTGACCATCTATTTTCAATTTGTATTCCACATATTCCACATGACAATTGTGTTTACTGGTTAGACCATAAAGAAAAGAAGCAAACCGCATCAAAAATTGgttatattttgaaaaagacTCACCACAACATAGGGATCCGGGCTAAAAAGTCCATCCCCTGTCATACCATGGCCGTTTATCAGCCACACCTCCAGGCCGTTGGGACATATGGAAGCTTCGGCCTGGAAAGCCAAAATCACCAGCAGGGAAGCAAGTGCGGCAAGCTTCATCTTCAATGCTGTCTTCACCCcgatgtgagagagagagaaagaacgaTGGAGGCAGATAGGAAAGCAGCTCCTGATTGAAATGTCTTAAAAGCTTGACCATTTTATAGAGAGccacagagacagagggaggggcCTCACAAAGGTGACCATCACATCCATCTACTGGTGTGGTGAGTGGGTGTGCCAAGGGGCTGTGTAAATATTTGCATGGATCCACATCTGGGTCACAATGCATTTTAATACACATATCGgtgtcattttaacatttaacaagaGAAACTTAAGTTTTCTTTAAATGGCAAGTGGCCTGTGGATTGCAATGAATCCATATGGTGGTTAATATATGTATTACTATGTTCTATAATATGTACGTATTTCATTCTTAAAGGgaagaaaactgaaaacaaaatacctTTTACTGTAAGCACTAACTGCCCGAAACCGTTAACAGCCATGTTTACAAAGGGTGTTTTTTGTTGATAGTTACATTTTCACATGTACCatgttttctcaaaaaaaaaagaagaaaagaaaacaggttAATCTCTTTACCTActagaacattttgtttgtggGCCCATGGCAGTTGTCTATGTTTTCTAACAGTAAAGTCCTCCCCTTACTTCTGTTTGGCACAGACCCAAACAAGGCCATAATCCATGTTTACATAAGAAAAGTTGCTAATATAGTTGTCAAGTCAAAGTTACTTCACTATAGCTCCGAGgattatttaaattgttttatataattgcatttatgtaatttcatgtttttgttttgaactTGTTTTGGTGCTCAACACAATCAGTAGTCTATATGTATCATGATGAAAACATCTTAAACAATTTAAATGATTTGTTGAAGATGCAACGATCAATATGATTGGTCTAAAAGTCAATATGGTGCATTATAGAAGCTCATTAATAATGAAGTATGTGAAAGTATGCCTTCATTCTAAATTCAAATTGATATATTTCATAAAGAGTGCAAGTTctttgcttttttatgtttttcagtaAGGTGACCGTTATTAGTTGACATTTGACAATTTCGATCTAAGAAGACTGATTCAACTACCAAAATGTGGTTATGAAACAAAGAATCATTCAAATGGAGaagttctatttttttttttaaaagtctataggtccatatttattttatgcacAAATGTCAGTATCATCCAAACAGttgaaatataatatttatgctTAGGGACAGCTgaacattatatttttaatgcagtatAAGTCATTGGCTTCTCTTGTACCATAACCCtttaaaaaatggctaaaaatgaaTATGATGTGATGATTGTCACACTGAAGACTGGACTAAATACCATCCAGAGAAAGTGAGGGGAGGGGGATGGGTATGGTGAGTGATGTATGGGCAAAGAAATAGGAAAGAGGCATGAAGAGGGAAAAAGAGAGCCCGATTGATTGACGTTCTGTCTGCTCTGTGTTTCAGCAAGTGAGGAGTGGAATCAATGGTCTCGCTTGGCTAGTCATGGCAAAAActccccctctccccctctccccctctctctctgcctctagTTCACTCATTCCATCCGTCTAAAACACATCATCACAAACGGACACTTTCttgctgtatatatatttgtcatttttttccccacacacacacactttttaaacaTACTTATGTCACATGGTCAGTTtgatttgtattcatttttttttgtacaaccatgacatttttcttAGAACTCAAATTTTGGTTTGTTTCACCTGCGGTCAAAGAGACACCAGCATGAGGAAAAATAAGCTAAAATGAGTCACAAGGCTTCAACCAGAACTAGATGAAGATGTCAGAACGCCTTCTTTAACATATTTGCAATGGTTACTTGATTTAGCCAGTCACTATTGAACTCACCTTAAACAAGTTGCTGAGCTGCAGAGTTGAACCCCTGTCGCAGTCAATACCTATttgtgagaattttttttacaagtaaaaaaaaattcactaaAGTAACCAAAAACGGTTTTAAAAGTTGGCAAATCTTGAGATTAAATCACAAAGCTGATATCATCAGGACATAATTTCTCTTATACACACATATCCACGGCCACATCTATACAGTGAAGGTTTGTGCATCAATAAAGATACTCACAGGGAAGACAAGATAAGGACGGACTTGTAAAGTAGAAGTAAAGGGGGCAGGGGGTAAGTGAGGCGACAGATAGAGCAAGTGACTGTGGGTACTGTAAGTGAGAATGGGGAGTATGTGAAAGAGCAAGGTGGATAAACCAACAGGGAGTGGAAAGAGTGAGAGCGAAGTGTCCCCTCAACAGCCATCTAACCCCTGGCCTTTGTAACGAGCTGCTGAGTGTCTTAACGTCATTCGGCTAACGAGTTATGGCCCCGTTGACACTAAATGGCAGTCAATGGACAGATAGATGGCCCACTGGGAATGGATGAAGTCAATGGGCAATGAGAGAGTGAGGTCCATATTGCATTAATGGGAGCAATACAATATACTAAATGgtatttagcagacactttcaTCCAAAATGACTTGAAGTACCTCATtgagtgcttttatttttagaaaggGTGGACCCGTTGAAAATCGGGGTCCCTTGGGCCTAGAGCCTCTGAGACTTGGAGAACTAACTAAGATTCAGTAGTGAGATGCCATAACTTAGTTACAAGTACGCAAGTATGTCCAGACAAAAAATGTTCACAAGtaatgaaacagaaaatgaaactttttttttttacagaataaacctctaaaacacatttaagaGGTAGCTTATACACTTAAATTAAGCTGAAGTATTATGGAAAACAATCTACACAGTCAAACTGTGTAATGGCAACATCTTCACAGTGAAAGGGCTTTGCACATAAAACTACATATTATCAGATTCTTCACTACATTCACTTTGAGATGGTCAGTGTTGGATGCTGCAAAGCCACATTAACTAAATGATTCACTGTTAGATCACCACTTTTCTAAACCTGCCCTTCGTTcttaaggggggaaaaaagcagagaaacaaggatttcccatgttattttaTAGAGCCTTGCCTCAccttaaaaaaagcaaattaaaataattgtattaagGAGAGAAGACTGCATATTTCATTTCTGGAAGGCATTCATAATGCTGCAGAATAGTCACCTCGAGACTGAAAAAGAGAAGGTTGTGAACCCCCAGTATAATCAGGTTGCTGTTTCCAAACGCCACAATAACATTCAAGAGAGTGATCGCAATACCGGTATAAACAGCTGTATGTACGCACCTTCTCCTGTTGATTCTGTTGGTCATTGTGAATGCTGTGtttgttaaatgtaaatacgTAATGCTTTATTTGTGATGAcatgtttgtttagttttaacaGCATTGTCCCATGTGCTCCAGGCACTGTTGATTGTTCATACGTTCCATGACGTAAGTTTTCAAGTGTCTATGTTATGAGCATACTATCGAACTTCAATTTTACCAtgaaagaaaagtttaaaaaatgtgtatgttgtaATTTAAAAGAATGGAGGGTAATCAAAATTGGTTGATCCCTAGTGGTAGACTTTTTTCAAATGGTTAAAATCCACAACTTAGTTTATCAACTATGTGGATCAATTTCTTACTAACGAGATAAAGTTTGTCTTAAATCAAGAAAAGACTGATCGTCAAAGCAGAGATTCACGATGACAGGACTCATAATTAGGGTAAACTTTGTTGCTCGCTGTTGTTCCAAATGTTCAGTGGTGACGTGGTGAAGTGTAAATCGTGCAATGTTGTTTCATCTTTCTTTGACATAAATTTCCCAGAGGACAATAAATGTCTTTGCACATTACATCACTTTTTATGTGAAATTCTGCCAATGACCATGGGATCAAGCCGACCTCATTTATTTTCTATACCCCACATTAAATATGAGTCCGATGGGAGAAGAAGTAAAGCCTTTGGGATTAAGTAGCAATTGAGTAGAGGGGAGAAATCAGCTGTAAAGTGGTACCAATGGTCCTTACGCTGTGTCATAAAACTGCACTCACACTGTTGGTCAATAGAGCGATGGTGCAAAgatgaaaaaaggaaacaagtaacatgttttctgtctttctaaATGAAATAGAAGACAAGAGTAATGAGTTGCACATGTGCTATAAGAAAGGTGATCTAAACGCTTATTGAAAATATAGCTTCATTCAAGATTTTATGTAAGTATATGCTGATGCTTAATTCACCTTTATTCCTGTGATGTTTTAAACTGAAATCAATAGTAGGGAAGGGAAATATTCTTCTATCAGGCTTAGCACCAACATCACTAAAACCTCACTTTGTCTGATGAATAGACTGGGAATtaaagaaaactgaaaacagGAGATCGCTTACCTTGCACGGGAGCTGGATTCTTTCAAAATATTACAAGATCACACATTAAATGCAGGATCACCAGATCACATAAAAATGCATCTCGTCAgggttcagtgtgtttgtgtcctttgAGAAGCAAGATGTACGGGTAGCCAAATGGGCAAGGTTTAGGTGTGTAATGACACAGAAAGTTAAAAACAACCATGGCGTCCCCCGGAGAGATAAGCAAAAAGCGGCACTGAAGGCAATGGAAAAGATGAAGGAAAGGGTGTTTTTGCTCTTCTTCAGACGGATTTCGACGGGAAATTTATTTACCAACTGGCTATACTGATTTATTGATGGCCACAAATGTTCATGACAGCAAGTAAGTTTCCTATTCAGATGTCACTGGGTAAAATAAGATGGCCCAGTGGCCAATGTCCAATCATTTTTGCTCCAGAATAAAAGGCTCCAAAAGACATCAGGATCAGACATAAGAGAATAATACAAGCATGGCAAGAAAATTTAGATAAGAAACACATATCCCACAATAAGTGTTCAGGATAGCAAATCTAAAAGCTTGTCATAATAACTTGTAAGTGTAGGTTCAATCACCGTACTGCACATCActtgacataaaaatgactttaaaccAGGTCCGTAGCTGAAAACAGTTTCCACACATACCtttcttttaatattaatttaaacaaacaacaactctGGTTTTCCTGTAAAAGTTTGAGAGGAGAAATTCACTGACAAGATGGCCACAGTACTGTTTTGCGTCCTGTTCGTCCacctttttatcttttctttacaTATAACGATCACACTTTGCTTCTTTTATGTGTCGAACAGACATATTGCATGGATAGCCTGAGGTTTTCCACTTGTATCTACAAACAATTGTGCACTACTTCCTCCCACTCTGGCCTTTGATGgttccatttttcctttttccatctCCTCCCCCCTGAgtactgctgtttttttccttttctgtccTCATCACCTCAACAACCTCCTCCTGCTGtgtcctcttctcctctgttgccTCCTGTTCTCCTCTATTCCCCCCCTCTGCCTCTCCACTCTGTCCTCCTTCACTCCTTGCTGCATGCTTGCCAACTTCTTACCCTAGCTCTGATTGTTAGCCGGTTCAGAGCCAAGGGCGGATCTACAGGAATCAAAGATGTCAGGACGTGGCAGATCTTTTCAATAGCACAATACACAGAGGACATTGTGTAGCCATGCCAAAATCAATCTGACTTCCATTCATCACCTAACCCTGTCTGTATAGGGCTTTGGATATGCCT
It contains:
- the LOC131974131 gene encoding uncharacterized protein LOC131974131 encodes the protein MKLAALASLLVILAFQAEASICPNGLEVWLINGHGMTGDGLFSPDPYVVVKVGGDSRTSKVVRSSRNPSWWEKFRFNGANSDSISIEVWDKDSGIRGKDDRIGSCMQPIMPTTTYQPVECKTDDNGFVKLFYKCL